The following proteins are co-located in the Microbacterium immunditiarum genome:
- a CDS encoding Fe-S cluster assembly protein HesB, whose product MLTLTTTAAEAVKTIVSQVPLTVDGGVRIRDTGPERGFELSVAETPEPDDTVVETDGARVFLDTSAAAALDDRVLDAELSGDGSVRFALATQA is encoded by the coding sequence ATGCTCACGCTGACCACGACCGCGGCCGAGGCCGTCAAGACGATCGTCTCGCAGGTGCCGCTCACCGTGGACGGAGGCGTCCGTATCCGCGACACGGGTCCGGAGCGCGGGTTCGAGCTGAGCGTCGCCGAGACCCCTGAGCCGGACGACACCGTGGTCGAGACCGACGGTGCGCGCGTGTTCCTCGACACGTCGGCCGCCGCGGCCCTCGACGACCGCGTGCTGGATGCCGAGCTCTCGGGCGACGGCTCGGTGCGCTTCGCGCTCGCGACGCAGGCCTGA
- a CDS encoding fatty acid desaturase family protein, with protein sequence MPRGVARSNEEIISLSATYPSATLGRVRQTYAGTDTFPPIARAYTQVSNVVRETGLLQRATRFYALVGVAIAVALGGAVTGFILLGDSWFQLLIAGALGVIATQVAFLAHEAAHRQILSTGPANDRLARVLGAIVGMSYSWWDSKHSRHHANPNRVGKDPDIEIDTISFLEEDAASARGLRRLITRKQGWLFFPLLTLEGLNLHFLSFKHLLTDRDAKARWAELSMILARFAILLVPVFMFLPLGMAFAFLGVQLAVFGVYMGASFAPNHKGMPVIDRDAKLDFFSKQVRTSRNVRGGWWATSLMGGLNYQVEHHLFPSMARPHLAKAREIVREFCENHDVPYTETSLWRSYAIVIDYLNRVGLAARDPFDCPMASQYRRA encoded by the coding sequence ATGCCACGCGGTGTCGCCCGATCGAACGAGGAAATCATCTCTCTCTCAGCCACATACCCTTCCGCAACCCTCGGCCGCGTTCGCCAGACGTATGCCGGAACCGACACATTCCCGCCCATCGCACGCGCCTACACCCAGGTGTCCAACGTCGTACGCGAGACTGGCCTCCTCCAGCGCGCGACGCGGTTCTACGCGCTGGTGGGCGTCGCGATCGCGGTGGCGCTCGGCGGCGCAGTCACCGGGTTCATCCTCCTCGGCGACAGCTGGTTCCAGCTGCTCATCGCCGGTGCGCTCGGCGTGATCGCGACGCAGGTCGCCTTCCTCGCGCACGAGGCCGCTCACCGGCAGATCCTCTCGACCGGTCCCGCCAACGACCGGCTCGCGCGCGTGCTCGGCGCGATCGTCGGCATGAGCTACTCGTGGTGGGACAGCAAGCACTCGCGTCACCACGCGAACCCGAACCGCGTGGGCAAGGACCCCGATATCGAGATCGACACGATCTCGTTCCTCGAAGAGGACGCCGCCAGCGCGCGCGGACTGCGCCGGCTCATCACGCGCAAGCAGGGGTGGCTCTTCTTCCCGCTGCTCACCCTCGAGGGCCTCAACCTTCACTTTCTGAGCTTCAAGCACCTCCTGACCGACCGCGACGCGAAGGCGCGCTGGGCCGAGCTGTCGATGATCCTGGCCCGCTTCGCGATCCTGCTCGTCCCGGTGTTCATGTTCCTGCCCCTCGGCATGGCGTTCGCGTTCCTCGGCGTGCAGCTCGCCGTGTTCGGCGTCTACATGGGCGCGTCGTTCGCTCCCAACCACAAGGGCATGCCGGTCATCGACCGCGACGCGAAGCTCGACTTCTTCTCGAAGCAGGTCCGCACCTCGCGCAACGTCCGCGGCGGCTGGTGGGCGACGTCGCTCATGGGCGGGCTCAACTACCAGGTGGAGCACCACCTCTTCCCGAGCATGGCCCGTCCGCATCTCGCCAAGGCGCGTGAGATCGTGCGCGAGTTCTGCGAGAACCACGACGTGCCGTACACCGAGACGTCGCTGTGGCGCTCGTACGCGATCGTCATCGACTACCTGAACCGCGTCGGCCTCGCCGCGCGCGATCCGTTCGACTGCCCGATGGCGTCGCAGTACCGACGCGCATAG
- a CDS encoding alpha/beta fold hydrolase, with product MSGTSLADSQSAGRDKPTVVLVHGSWADASSWSEVIARLDHDGFAVRALPNELRTLSGDAAVVRAFLQAVAGPVVLVAHSYGGAVITNAATGLANVQALVYVNAFAPDAGESAFQLAGPDSALAVPDPTTVFDLVPPALPPTPDSAVYLKESAVFGPFASGLGDDDKRLVHATQRPAAFGALTEPSGEPAWKTIPSWYVLGLTDQIIPPAAQRAMAERAGATVTEYDAGHLGLLSESATVVDVIEEAALGAGARVR from the coding sequence ATGTCAGGTACATCCCTCGCCGACTCGCAAAGCGCCGGCCGAGACAAGCCCACCGTCGTCCTGGTCCACGGATCGTGGGCGGATGCGTCGAGTTGGAGCGAGGTGATCGCGCGCCTCGACCACGATGGCTTCGCCGTGCGCGCCCTGCCCAACGAACTGCGTACGCTGTCGGGCGACGCGGCGGTCGTGCGAGCGTTTCTACAGGCCGTCGCCGGACCCGTCGTGCTCGTCGCTCACTCCTACGGTGGCGCGGTGATCACGAACGCCGCGACCGGTCTCGCGAACGTCCAAGCCCTGGTCTACGTCAACGCCTTCGCTCCCGACGCCGGGGAGTCCGCGTTCCAGCTGGCCGGTCCCGACTCGGCACTCGCCGTCCCGGACCCGACGACCGTCTTCGACCTCGTGCCGCCTGCGCTCCCCCCCACTCCCGACAGCGCTGTCTACCTCAAGGAGTCGGCGGTCTTCGGCCCGTTCGCGTCGGGGCTGGGTGACGATGACAAACGCCTCGTGCATGCGACCCAGCGGCCGGCTGCGTTCGGCGCGCTCACGGAGCCATCGGGCGAGCCCGCCTGGAAGACGATCCCGTCGTGGTACGTCCTCGGGCTCACGGATCAGATCATCCCTCCCGCGGCGCAGCGGGCGATGGCGGAGCGCGCGGGCGCGACCGTGACGGAGTACGACGCGGGGCATCTCGGCTTGCTGTCGGAGTCGGCGACTGTGGTCGACGTCATAGAGGAGGCGGCGCTCGGCGCGGGTGCCCGGGTGCGGTAG
- a CDS encoding alpha-amylase family protein, translating to MKIADTGDIWWKTAVIYCLDVETFFDVDGDGIGDFGGLTDKIDYLADLGVTCIWLMPFYPTPDADDGYDVSDFYGVDPRLGSHGDVVEFVRTARSRGIRVIIDLVVNHTSDRHPWFLNARRSRNARYRDYYVWRDRPTRKQKNEVFPGEEESIWEWDERTGQYYLHSFYKHQPDLNIANPAVRDEIAKIIAFWLMIGVSGFRMDAVPFLLESPGGPYEVDPHEFLRDVKRFARRRSSEAMLLGEVALPHDQQADYYGHNAGELDSQFDFTTMQAVYLSMVREDAAPIVKALQTRPPINEPVSWVNMLRNHDELTLALLPEKEKGEVLDALAPDPAQRAYGRGILRRLAPMLQGDVRRIRLAYSLMFSLPGNPLLFYGEELGMGENPEVAGRMAVRTPMQWTPGKNGGFSDARPSQLIAPLPRGGFAPVHVNVLDQQKEPDSLFHFVRELAHRYRSLPEIGWGDLDLVQAGPGGAFVHSLVTPTGRFVAAHNLSSEPVQLAVNLPESVEGDVVLSDLLSPGYLDVEDDRSCSFELDAYGFQWFRVVPRAKLG from the coding sequence ATGAAGATCGCCGACACGGGAGACATCTGGTGGAAGACCGCCGTCATCTACTGCCTCGACGTCGAGACGTTCTTCGATGTCGACGGTGACGGGATCGGCGACTTCGGCGGGCTCACCGACAAGATCGACTATCTCGCCGACCTCGGCGTCACCTGCATCTGGCTGATGCCGTTCTACCCCACGCCGGACGCCGACGACGGCTACGACGTGAGCGACTTCTACGGCGTGGACCCGCGTCTCGGGTCGCACGGCGACGTCGTCGAGTTCGTGCGGACGGCGCGCAGTCGCGGCATCCGGGTCATCATCGACCTCGTCGTGAACCACACGTCGGACCGGCACCCGTGGTTCCTCAATGCGCGCCGCTCGCGCAACGCGCGGTACCGCGACTACTACGTGTGGCGGGACCGCCCGACCCGCAAGCAGAAGAACGAGGTGTTCCCCGGCGAGGAGGAGAGCATCTGGGAGTGGGACGAGCGAACCGGGCAGTACTACCTGCACTCGTTCTACAAGCACCAGCCCGACCTCAACATCGCCAACCCCGCCGTGCGCGACGAGATCGCGAAGATCATCGCGTTCTGGCTCATGATCGGCGTCTCAGGGTTCCGGATGGACGCCGTGCCGTTCCTGCTGGAGTCGCCGGGCGGGCCGTACGAAGTCGATCCGCACGAGTTCCTGCGCGATGTCAAGCGCTTCGCGCGGCGGCGCTCGAGCGAGGCGATGCTGCTCGGCGAGGTCGCTCTCCCGCACGATCAGCAGGCGGACTACTACGGTCACAACGCCGGCGAGCTGGATTCCCAGTTCGACTTCACGACCATGCAGGCCGTGTACCTGTCGATGGTGCGCGAGGACGCCGCGCCGATCGTGAAGGCTCTCCAGACGAGGCCGCCCATCAACGAGCCGGTCTCGTGGGTGAACATGCTCCGCAACCACGACGAGCTCACGCTCGCGCTGCTGCCCGAGAAGGAGAAGGGCGAGGTGCTCGACGCGCTCGCGCCGGATCCCGCGCAGCGCGCCTACGGGCGGGGGATCCTTCGGCGCCTCGCGCCCATGCTCCAGGGCGACGTCCGTCGCATCCGCCTCGCGTACAGCCTCATGTTCTCGCTGCCCGGAAACCCGCTCCTGTTCTACGGTGAGGAGCTGGGCATGGGCGAGAACCCCGAGGTCGCCGGCCGCATGGCCGTCCGCACGCCGATGCAGTGGACGCCCGGAAAGAACGGGGGGTTCTCCGACGCGCGACCGTCGCAGCTCATCGCGCCGCTGCCCCGGGGCGGCTTCGCGCCGGTGCACGTCAACGTGCTCGACCAGCAGAAGGAACCGGACTCGCTCTTCCACTTCGTGCGCGAGCTCGCGCATCGCTACCGCTCGCTGCCCGAGATCGGGTGGGGCGACCTCGACCTCGTGCAGGCCGGTCCCGGCGGGGCGTTCGTGCACTCGCTCGTGACTCCGACGGGCCGGTTCGTCGCCGCCCACAACCTGAGCTCCGAGCCCGTCCAGCTCGCGGTGAACCTCCCGGAGTCGGTCGAGGGCGACGTCGTGCTGTCGGATCTGCTCAGCCCCGGCTATCTCGACGTCGAAGACGACCGGTCCTGCAGCTTCGAGCTCGACGCGTACGGGTTCCAGTGGTTCCGCGTCGTGCCGCGCGCGAAGCTCGGCTGA
- a CDS encoding MBL fold metallo-hydrolase, protein MRITRIGGPTLLVELDGWRILLDPTFDPPGRRYAFGAGTSSVKTRGPAISVEDVGPVDVVLLSHDGHADNLDDAGRALLPRAKHVVTTAHGARRLALPHAIGLRPGESRNLALEGRPALAVTATPARHGPPLSRPLVGPVVGFAVRRAGEERVALWVTGDTVLHRALSATARRYDIDVAVVNVGGVGFPATGPVKYTMTGPDAMRLVADADPRVVVPAHYDGWSHFRDGEQGLRAAVLAAPPALRERVVWLPDGEPVEV, encoded by the coding sequence GTGCGCATCACCCGAATCGGAGGGCCCACCCTCCTCGTTGAGCTCGACGGCTGGCGCATCCTCCTCGACCCCACGTTCGACCCGCCCGGGCGGCGGTACGCGTTCGGCGCAGGAACATCGAGCGTCAAGACGCGCGGGCCCGCGATCTCCGTCGAGGACGTCGGACCGGTCGACGTCGTGCTGCTCAGTCATGACGGGCACGCCGACAACCTCGACGACGCGGGTCGCGCGCTCCTTCCCCGAGCGAAGCACGTCGTGACGACGGCCCACGGTGCGCGCCGCCTCGCCTTGCCCCACGCGATCGGACTCAGGCCGGGAGAGTCGCGCAACCTCGCACTGGAGGGCAGGCCCGCGCTCGCGGTGACCGCGACTCCCGCGCGCCACGGGCCTCCGCTCAGCCGTCCGCTCGTCGGCCCGGTGGTCGGCTTCGCGGTGCGCAGGGCGGGCGAGGAACGCGTGGCCCTGTGGGTGACGGGAGACACCGTCCTCCATCGAGCGCTGAGCGCGACGGCCCGCAGGTATGACATCGACGTCGCGGTCGTGAACGTCGGCGGCGTCGGCTTCCCCGCGACCGGACCGGTCAAGTACACGATGACCGGTCCCGACGCGATGCGGCTCGTCGCCGACGCCGACCCGCGCGTGGTCGTTCCTGCGCACTACGACGGGTGGTCGCACTTCCGCGATGGCGAGCAGGGGTTGCGCGCAGCCGTGCTCGCCGCGCCGCCGGCATTGCGCGAGCGGGTCGTGTGGCTGCCGGACGGCGAGCCGGTGGAGGTCTAG
- a CDS encoding TIGR03885 family FMN-dependent LLM class oxidoreductase — translation MVVIGYHLSHEQFLPSRLLRIVKQAEVDGFDAAMCSDHFAPWSRSQGQSGYAWSWLGAALATTHLPMGLVTAPGQRYHPAIVAQAAGTLAEMFPGRFWAALGSGEAVNEHITGDDWPPKHEREARLHEAVTAMRRLLAGETVDHSGSVRLHEARLWTLPEEPPPFIAAAVGPATAEWAAEWADGLITVGVDPSALGEVLSAYRSAGGRGRAVVQVHVCLAETMDDGIRIAADQWSQATVPPPRLWDIETPEEFDRVADRSDHAALQGAVLIDDDDRSMSERLLAITAQGFDEIYLHHVGTDQEAFVERAGRELLPRMRSTA, via the coding sequence ATGGTCGTGATCGGTTACCACCTCTCCCACGAGCAGTTCCTGCCGTCGCGTCTGCTGCGCATCGTGAAGCAGGCGGAGGTCGACGGCTTCGACGCCGCGATGTGCTCGGACCACTTCGCGCCGTGGAGCCGCTCGCAGGGACAGTCGGGCTACGCCTGGAGCTGGCTCGGCGCCGCGCTTGCGACGACCCACCTGCCGATGGGGCTCGTGACGGCGCCCGGGCAGCGCTACCACCCGGCGATCGTCGCGCAGGCCGCAGGGACGCTCGCGGAGATGTTCCCGGGGCGGTTCTGGGCCGCGCTCGGCAGCGGCGAGGCTGTCAACGAGCACATCACGGGAGATGATTGGCCGCCCAAGCACGAGCGCGAGGCGCGCCTGCACGAAGCGGTCACCGCGATGCGGCGACTTCTCGCCGGCGAGACTGTGGACCACTCCGGATCGGTGCGCCTGCACGAGGCGCGCCTGTGGACGCTCCCGGAGGAGCCGCCTCCCTTCATCGCGGCTGCCGTCGGGCCCGCCACGGCCGAGTGGGCCGCGGAGTGGGCGGACGGCCTCATCACGGTGGGAGTCGATCCGTCCGCGCTCGGGGAGGTCCTCTCGGCCTACCGCTCCGCGGGCGGTCGCGGTCGCGCCGTCGTGCAGGTGCACGTGTGCCTCGCGGAGACGATGGACGACGGCATCCGCATCGCCGCAGACCAGTGGAGCCAGGCGACGGTGCCGCCGCCGCGGCTGTGGGACATCGAGACGCCCGAGGAGTTCGACCGCGTGGCGGACAGGTCCGACCACGCGGCGCTTCAGGGCGCGGTGCTCATCGATGACGACGACCGGTCGATGTCGGAGCGCCTCCTCGCGATCACCGCCCAGGGCTTCGACGAGATCTACCTGCACCACGTGGGAACCGATCAGGAGGCGTTCGTCGAACGGGCCGGGCGCGAACTGCTGCCGAGGATGAGGAGCACCGCATGA
- a CDS encoding 1-phosphofructokinase family hexose kinase, translating to MSDVTIFAPSPTLTVTVEDHPSGSEIHVHAGGQGVWQARMLLRLGVDVTMCCVLTGETGRVLRHLLEDEGISVVAVEREGRGSAYLHDRREGHRTEIAEDDGEPIGRHELDELYGATLKTGLRSGLVILSGPVGEEVLPADTYRRLASDLREGGARVIVDLAGERLDAALQGGVDVLKVSHEELKDDGRIEEASGRAILHAMRELHRTGAGTVIVTRASEPLLLLDAEGFLEVNAPQLEVTDTRGAGDSLTAGVAAGMAEGATPREAVTLGAAAGALNVTRHGLGTGDPDTIARLRDRVTVRALADELSADAEQPVTGHVSPDGLAALAEPDAAADVERKRDADGDPDAHGEGSRP from the coding sequence ATGAGCGACGTGACGATCTTCGCCCCCTCGCCGACGCTGACGGTGACCGTGGAGGACCACCCGTCGGGCAGCGAGATCCACGTGCACGCCGGCGGGCAGGGGGTGTGGCAGGCGCGCATGCTGCTGCGCCTGGGAGTCGACGTCACGATGTGCTGCGTCTTGACGGGGGAGACCGGCCGTGTGCTGCGGCACCTTCTCGAGGACGAGGGCATCTCGGTCGTCGCCGTCGAGCGCGAGGGCCGCGGATCCGCATACCTCCACGACCGGCGCGAGGGACACCGGACGGAGATCGCCGAGGACGACGGCGAGCCTATCGGGCGCCATGAGCTCGACGAGCTGTACGGAGCAACCCTCAAGACGGGCCTTCGCTCGGGGCTCGTGATCCTGAGCGGGCCGGTCGGCGAGGAGGTCCTTCCGGCGGACACGTATCGGCGTCTTGCCTCCGATCTCCGCGAGGGCGGCGCGCGCGTGATCGTCGACCTCGCCGGCGAGCGACTCGACGCGGCGCTCCAGGGCGGTGTCGACGTGCTCAAGGTCAGCCACGAGGAGCTCAAGGACGACGGGCGCATCGAGGAGGCATCCGGTCGCGCGATCCTGCACGCGATGCGCGAGCTGCACCGAACCGGCGCGGGAACCGTCATCGTCACGCGCGCCTCGGAGCCGCTTCTGCTGCTCGACGCGGAGGGCTTCCTCGAGGTGAACGCGCCGCAGCTCGAGGTGACGGACACGCGCGGGGCCGGCGACTCGCTCACCGCGGGCGTGGCCGCGGGCATGGCCGAAGGAGCGACCCCACGCGAAGCGGTGACGCTCGGCGCGGCTGCGGGCGCCCTGAACGTGACACGGCACGGCCTGGGCACGGGCGATCCCGATACGATCGCGCGCCTCCGCGACCGGGTCACGGTGCGCGCGCTCGCCGACGAGCTGTCGGCCGACGCGGAGCAGCCCGTGACCGGACACGTGAGTCCCGACGGCCTGGCGGCACTGGCCGAACCGGATGCCGCGGCCGACGTCGAGCGGAAACGCGACGCCGACGGCGATCCCGACGCTCACGGGGAAGGTAGTCGGCCGTGA
- a CDS encoding cytochrome P450: MTALDHTTTAAPELPGDQSLAFLREGYPFGHRRFLEHDGDAFRARLLGRRVLFLRGGDAAQFFYGEDRFTRKGAMPRSVLHSLQDEGSVQTLDGAAHRVRRGYFLEVLAPSSRGGLADAFDTAWAARWDEWSRRGRPVSLVTGSGIVLADATLRWLGLGPRCDADARAVESLAMIDGAGAFGPRNWWGRMLRRRSERWARRVIEGVRSAELDTVPGSPVETLAWYHDADGPLDEDVAAVELLNLLRPIVAVSRFIGFAALALHLHPDQRVAVAQDDANLHPFCQEVRRASPFFPAVGGCATHDMSWRGIDIAADDWVMLDIFATHRDPGRWIDPERFDPTRFSPAPEGSSVEANVIAQPPSLAPQGAGSMTGGHRCPGEPATVDLLTLATRLLARSDWEVPDQDLTVDLSRLPASPGRGGMLIVPR; encoded by the coding sequence ATGACAGCGCTCGACCACACCACGACCGCGGCGCCCGAGCTGCCCGGCGACCAGTCACTCGCGTTCCTGCGTGAGGGCTACCCGTTCGGGCACCGCCGATTCCTCGAGCACGACGGCGATGCGTTCCGCGCGCGGCTGCTCGGACGGCGCGTGCTCTTCCTTCGCGGGGGCGACGCCGCGCAGTTCTTCTATGGCGAGGATCGGTTCACGCGCAAGGGCGCCATGCCCCGGTCCGTGCTGCACTCGCTGCAGGACGAGGGCAGCGTGCAGACGCTCGACGGCGCGGCGCATCGCGTGCGCCGTGGGTACTTCCTCGAGGTGCTCGCGCCCTCGTCGCGCGGGGGGCTCGCCGACGCGTTCGACACGGCATGGGCCGCGAGATGGGACGAGTGGTCGCGACGCGGCCGCCCGGTCTCGCTCGTGACCGGCTCGGGAATCGTGCTCGCCGACGCGACGCTGCGGTGGCTCGGCCTCGGCCCGCGCTGCGACGCGGACGCCCGGGCGGTCGAGAGCCTCGCGATGATCGACGGCGCCGGGGCGTTCGGTCCGCGCAACTGGTGGGGGCGGATGCTGCGCCGTCGCTCCGAGCGCTGGGCGCGCCGTGTGATCGAGGGCGTTCGGTCGGCGGAGCTCGACACCGTGCCCGGCTCGCCGGTCGAGACGCTCGCGTGGTACCACGATGCCGACGGCCCGCTCGACGAGGACGTGGCGGCGGTCGAGCTGCTGAACCTCCTGCGCCCGATCGTCGCCGTGTCGCGATTCATCGGCTTCGCGGCGCTCGCGCTGCACCTTCACCCCGACCAGCGGGTCGCCGTCGCGCAGGACGACGCGAACCTGCATCCGTTCTGCCAGGAGGTGCGCCGGGCCAGCCCGTTCTTCCCGGCGGTCGGGGGATGCGCGACGCACGACATGTCGTGGCGGGGGATCGACATCGCCGCTGACGACTGGGTCATGCTCGACATCTTCGCGACGCACCGCGATCCGGGCCGCTGGATCGATCCGGAGCGGTTCGACCCGACCCGTTTCTCACCGGCTCCCGAAGGGTCGAGCGTCGAGGCGAACGTCATCGCGCAGCCGCCGAGCCTCGCGCCGCAGGGCGCGGGGTCGATGACGGGCGGCCACCGCTGCCCCGGCGAACCTGCCACGGTCGACCTGCTCACGCTGGCGACCCGCCTGCTCGCGCGCTCGGATTGGGAAGTGCCCGATCAGGACCTCACGGTCGACCTCAGCCGCCTGCCCGCGTCCCCCGGACGCGGGGGCATGCTGATCGTGCCGCGGTAG
- a CDS encoding helix-turn-helix transcriptional regulator, whose amino-acid sequence MNRSQDCLALTMKDAAKLVGVDYRTIKLGIEAGTIPTIQLGPRRMIPRVPLLRAFGVDA is encoded by the coding sequence ATGAACCGATCACAGGATTGTCTGGCACTGACAATGAAGGATGCCGCGAAGCTCGTCGGCGTCGACTACCGCACGATCAAGCTCGGCATCGAAGCCGGGACCATCCCCACGATCCAACTCGGCCCGCGCCGGATGATCCCTCGCGTCCCGCTGCTGCGCGCGTTCGGCGTCGACGCCTGA
- a CDS encoding MarR family transcriptional regulator, with translation MSTSIADPQDDREPQRHLGYLIRRAQQLHVATWARVVSQETSSVQYSILAVVHRLGEASQRELCDEVDLDRSTIADLVARMERRGLVDRHRSPADARRNVVTLTEIGESELNRLRPLVEEVQRELVVGLTDAAAAQLRELLGLMLGDVRGESDAAAPTTYATDLSRMGALRGHP, from the coding sequence GTGTCCACCTCTATCGCCGACCCGCAGGACGACCGCGAACCCCAGCGCCACCTGGGCTACCTCATCCGCCGCGCGCAACAGCTGCACGTCGCGACGTGGGCTCGCGTCGTGTCGCAGGAGACCTCGAGCGTGCAGTACTCGATCCTCGCGGTGGTGCATCGTCTCGGGGAGGCGAGCCAGCGGGAGCTGTGCGACGAGGTCGACCTCGATCGGTCGACGATCGCCGACCTCGTCGCGCGCATGGAGCGCCGCGGGCTCGTCGACCGCCACCGCTCCCCCGCCGATGCGCGACGAAACGTCGTGACGCTGACCGAGATCGGCGAGAGCGAGCTGAACCGGCTGCGGCCGCTCGTCGAAGAGGTGCAGCGCGAGCTCGTCGTGGGGCTGACGGATGCCGCGGCGGCGCAGCTTCGGGAGTTGCTCGGCCTCATGCTCGGGGATGTGCGCGGTGAGTCGGATGCGGCGGCACCCACCACCTATGCGACGGATCTGTCACGCATGGGCGCGCTGCGCGGTCATCCCTAG
- a CDS encoding FAD-dependent monooxygenase has product MQFYRDGYRPGDPDLQPASPEALARTVEVPAEVDVLIVGTGPAGTVLAAQLAEFPGIRTRIVERRGGPLQVGQADGVACRTVEMFNAFGLAEALVREAYWVNEVRFWGPSDEDRSRIVRTGWVEDTPEGLSEFPHVIVNQARMQQFLLEHASRSASRLEPDYGIEFVDLQVGEGEYPVQVALRRVDGERAGEELTVRAKYVVGCDGARSAVRRAIGRELRGDAANHAWGVMDVLAVTDFPDWRTKNVIQSAGKGSLLMIPREGGNMVRCYVDLGEVPAGDSEIRGTTVEQLTEVANAILHPYSIDVRSVAWSSVYEVGQRLTDRFDDVPDDDTTGRAPRVFIAGDACHTHSAKAGQGMNVSMQDAFNLGWKLAAVLRGLADESLLHTYSAERQAVAQDLIDFDRFWSAFIAQPTLDRARPELGGVTPEQMQTEFARQGRYTAGLATRYSPSALTGTAEHQHLAAGFEIGTRFHAAPVVRVADARRMHLGHTHRADGRWRMYLFGEADRVVEAATWLGESPDSPVARFTPAGADIDAVFDVHGVFRAGHHDVDLGAVPELLLPRTGPLGIQDWEKVWAVDPRHDVFAERGISPDGAAVLVRPDQHVAHVLPLSTRTELTDFFSGILRPQRAPALR; this is encoded by the coding sequence GTGCAGTTCTACCGCGACGGATACCGGCCGGGCGATCCCGACCTCCAACCTGCGTCCCCCGAGGCTCTGGCCCGTACCGTCGAGGTGCCCGCCGAGGTCGACGTGCTCATCGTGGGCACCGGCCCCGCCGGCACGGTGCTCGCCGCCCAGCTCGCCGAGTTCCCCGGCATCCGCACCCGCATCGTCGAACGCCGGGGCGGTCCCCTCCAGGTGGGTCAGGCGGACGGCGTCGCGTGCCGCACGGTCGAGATGTTCAACGCGTTCGGCCTCGCCGAGGCGCTCGTGCGCGAGGCCTACTGGGTGAACGAGGTTCGCTTCTGGGGACCGTCTGACGAGGACCGCTCGCGCATCGTGCGCACCGGCTGGGTGGAGGACACGCCGGAGGGGCTGAGCGAGTTCCCGCACGTGATCGTGAACCAGGCGCGCATGCAGCAGTTCCTCCTCGAGCACGCGTCGCGATCGGCGAGCCGGCTCGAGCCGGATTACGGCATCGAGTTCGTCGACCTCCAGGTGGGCGAGGGCGAGTACCCCGTGCAGGTCGCGCTGCGCCGGGTCGATGGCGAGCGCGCCGGCGAGGAGCTCACCGTGCGGGCGAAGTACGTCGTCGGCTGCGACGGCGCGCGCAGCGCGGTGCGCCGCGCGATCGGCCGCGAGCTGCGCGGCGACGCCGCCAACCACGCGTGGGGCGTCATGGACGTGCTCGCGGTCACGGACTTCCCCGACTGGCGCACGAAGAACGTCATCCAGTCCGCGGGCAAGGGCAGCCTCCTCATGATCCCGCGAGAGGGCGGGAACATGGTGCGCTGCTACGTGGACCTCGGCGAAGTGCCGGCCGGCGACAGCGAGATCCGCGGGACGACCGTCGAGCAGCTCACCGAGGTCGCCAACGCCATCCTGCATCCGTACTCGATCGATGTGAGGTCGGTGGCGTGGTCGTCGGTGTACGAGGTCGGTCAGCGCCTCACCGACAGGTTCGACGACGTGCCCGACGACGACACGACCGGGCGTGCGCCGCGCGTGTTCATCGCGGGCGACGCGTGCCACACGCACTCCGCGAAGGCCGGCCAGGGCATGAACGTGTCGATGCAGGACGCGTTCAACCTGGGCTGGAAGCTGGCCGCGGTGCTGCGCGGTCTCGCGGACGAGTCGCTGCTGCACACGTACTCGGCGGAGCGCCAGGCCGTGGCGCAGGACCTCATCGACTTCGACCGGTTCTGGTCGGCGTTCATCGCGCAGCCGACCCTCGATCGCGCGCGCCCTGAGCTCGGCGGCGTGACCCCGGAGCAGATGCAGACCGAGTTCGCGCGGCAGGGTCGGTACACCGCGGGGCTCGCCACGCGGTACAGCCCTTCGGCGCTCACGGGGACCGCGGAGCACCAGCACCTCGCCGCCGGATTCGAGATCGGCACGCGATTCCACGCGGCACCCGTCGTGCGGGTCGCCGACGCGAGACGGATGCACCTGGGCCACACCCACCGCGCCGACGGCCGCTGGCGCATGTACCTGTTCGGCGAGGCCGATCGCGTGGTGGAGGCCGCGACATGGCTGGGCGAATCCCCCGACTCGCCCGTCGCTCGGTTCACCCCCGCAGGTGCCGACATCGACGCCGTGTTCGACGTGCACGGGGTGTTCCGCGCGGGGCATCACGACGTCGACCTCGGAGCGGTGCCCGAGCTGCTGCTCCCTCGCACGGGCCCGCTCGGAATCCAGGACTGGGAAAAGGTGTGGGCGGTCGACCCGCGCCACGATGTCTTCGCCGAACGGGGCATCTCGCCCGACGGCGCCGCGGTCCTGGTGCGTCCCGACCAGCACGTCGCGCACGTGCTGCCGCTGTCGACGCGTACGGAGCTCACGGACTTCTTCTCGGGAATCCTCCGACCCCAGCGCGCACCCGCCTTGCGATGA